Proteins encoded within one genomic window of Xylophilus sp. GOD-11R:
- a CDS encoding LysR substrate-binding domain-containing protein, with amino-acid sequence MSLRRLQPPLQLLRAFSTVVRFGGVSRAAEALHLTQSAVSKQVQELERWVGVALFERTRKRLALTPAGERYEQAVRALLAQLEAATLELITSGDEGGALHLSTLPTFGAKWLIPRLPAFQQSEPQVTLHFVPFVHGYDFQRPELDCSILFGDGHWPGARSHYLAGQDVALIAPKAGLGEGPVRSVRDVARCTLLRHVTVPDAWQRWGETHGVTGFDPLAGPQFDQFQTMIRAVTVGMGVALVPRCLVQDEISAGVVDEPLADGGYRSTLGYWFCYPEARARLGPLVRFRSWLLPLAEGAPTPVTPTAPASAG; translated from the coding sequence GTGTCGCTACGACGTCTCCAACCACCTCTGCAACTGTTGCGCGCCTTCTCCACCGTGGTGCGTTTCGGTGGCGTGTCGCGCGCGGCCGAGGCCTTGCACCTCACCCAGAGCGCGGTCAGCAAGCAGGTGCAGGAGCTCGAACGCTGGGTGGGCGTGGCGCTGTTCGAACGCACCCGCAAGCGGCTGGCGCTGACGCCTGCCGGCGAGCGCTACGAGCAGGCGGTGCGCGCCTTGCTGGCGCAACTGGAGGCTGCGACGCTGGAGCTCATCACCAGCGGCGACGAAGGTGGGGCGCTGCACCTGTCGACCCTGCCGACCTTCGGTGCCAAGTGGCTGATTCCGCGCCTGCCGGCCTTCCAGCAGAGCGAGCCGCAGGTCACCCTGCATTTCGTACCGTTCGTGCACGGCTACGACTTCCAGCGGCCCGAACTCGACTGCTCCATCCTCTTCGGCGACGGTCACTGGCCCGGCGCGCGCTCCCACTACCTGGCCGGCCAGGACGTGGCGCTGATCGCGCCCAAGGCCGGCCTCGGCGAAGGCCCGGTGCGTTCGGTGCGCGATGTGGCCCGCTGCACGCTGCTGCGCCACGTCACCGTGCCGGACGCGTGGCAGCGCTGGGGCGAGACCCACGGCGTGACTGGCTTCGACCCGCTCGCGGGGCCGCAGTTCGACCAGTTTCAGACCATGATCCGCGCGGTCACGGTGGGCATGGGCGTGGCGCTGGTGCCTCGCTGTTTGGTGCAGGACGAGATCAGCGCGGGTGTCGTCGACGAGCCGCTGGCCGACGGCGGCTACCGCAGCACGCTGGGCTATTGGTTCTGCTATCCCGAGGCACGTGCGCGGCTCGGGCCGCTGGTGCGCTTCCGCTCGTGGCTGCTGCCGCTGGCCGAAGGCGCGCCGACACCGGTCACACCAACGGCGCCCGCGTCGGCGGGCTGA
- a CDS encoding transporter substrate-binding domain-containing protein encodes MKSTTAITLAWLLACCCTTVATPADAQAITVVTENTPQSFRQNGRVAGRATEVVEQTLQRAGLTDYRIDIYPWARAQDLALREPNVLIYLIARTAERESQFHWVGEVLRIRYFLYALPDRGDLDVLQLDDARTRTIGVVRDDVRHQYLQRQGFTRLVVSSQPMENLRTLLHRQVDLVPMTELEAATLCQDARPDCTGLTRLAPLDDLRFGLYMALSAATPKDVAARAGAAFESLRADGTLARIMGRPTATPAAAATSSAGPKRPPN; translated from the coding sequence ATGAAAAGCACGACCGCGATCACCCTCGCCTGGCTGCTCGCCTGCTGCTGCACGACGGTCGCCACGCCGGCCGACGCACAGGCCATCACCGTCGTCACCGAGAACACGCCGCAGTCGTTTCGCCAGAACGGGCGCGTCGCCGGCCGCGCCACCGAGGTAGTGGAGCAGACCCTGCAGCGCGCCGGCCTCACCGACTACCGCATCGACATCTACCCCTGGGCCCGCGCGCAGGACCTGGCGCTGCGCGAGCCCAATGTGCTCATCTACCTCATCGCCCGCACGGCCGAGCGCGAGAGCCAGTTCCATTGGGTGGGCGAGGTGCTGCGCATCCGCTACTTTCTCTACGCGCTGCCCGATCGCGGCGACCTCGACGTGCTGCAGCTCGACGACGCCCGCACCCGCACCATCGGGGTGGTGCGCGACGACGTGCGCCACCAGTACCTGCAACGCCAGGGCTTCACCCGGCTGGTGGTGTCGTCGCAGCCGATGGAAAACCTGCGCACGCTGCTGCACCGGCAAGTCGACCTGGTGCCGATGACCGAACTGGAAGCCGCCACCCTGTGCCAGGACGCCCGTCCGGACTGCACCGGCCTGACCCGGCTGGCACCGCTGGACGACCTGCGTTTCGGCCTCTACATGGCCTTGAGCGCCGCCACGCCCAAGGACGTGGCCGCGCGTGCGGGCGCGGCTTTCGAATCGCTGCGGGCCGACGGCACGCTGGCGCGCATCATGGGCCGGCCGACTGCCACGCCGGCCGCCGCCGCCACGTCGTCGGCCGGGCCGAAACGGCCCCCGAACTGA
- a CDS encoding sensor histidine kinase — protein MLTPLLLLWPVSLALTWLVAQGLADKPFDRALEYNVQALAQLVSLHEGRVQLNLPQPAGELLRADDADTIYYQVRNGDGEVLSGERDLALPPSTEDSRPPPTGEVRLRDAELRGLSLRVASTWVRFTPPQAGAPQVQVLVQVAETRSKRSVLATEIIKGVMLPQFAILPLAVLLVWLALARGLKPLSELERRIRARRPEDLSPLDDRTVPLEVAPLVTSVNGLLGRLQESVATQKRFLADAAHQLKTPLAGLRMQADLAQREGTSTEELKRSLQQIGRASKHATHTVNQLLALARAEVAGKAAFPKHPCDLALITIEVVQNSVPRALEKRIDLGYDGPPAGLAGAVVPGNPTLVAEMLRNLVDNAIAYTPSSETEPGVITVRLLLDPLTGFAVLQVEDSGPGIAEAERERVFQPFYRVLGSGVDGSGLGLPIVLEIAALHGAEVTVEDAHPGRQPPGARFSIRFSPPTRAPLV, from the coding sequence ATGCTCACCCCGCTGCTGCTGCTCTGGCCCGTGAGCCTGGCGCTGACCTGGCTGGTCGCCCAGGGCCTGGCCGACAAGCCCTTCGACCGCGCGCTCGAATACAACGTGCAGGCCCTTGCCCAGCTGGTGAGCCTGCACGAGGGCCGGGTGCAGCTCAACCTGCCGCAGCCCGCCGGCGAGCTGCTGCGCGCCGACGACGCCGACACCATCTACTACCAGGTGCGAAACGGCGACGGCGAGGTGCTCTCCGGCGAGCGCGACCTGGCCTTGCCGCCGAGCACCGAGGACAGCCGACCGCCGCCCACCGGCGAAGTACGCCTGCGCGACGCCGAGCTGCGTGGCCTGTCGCTGCGCGTGGCCTCGACCTGGGTGCGCTTCACGCCGCCGCAGGCCGGCGCGCCGCAGGTGCAGGTGTTGGTGCAGGTGGCCGAGACCCGCAGCAAACGCTCGGTGCTGGCCACCGAAATCATCAAGGGCGTGATGCTGCCGCAGTTCGCCATCCTGCCGCTGGCGGTGCTGCTGGTGTGGCTGGCGCTGGCGCGCGGGCTCAAGCCGCTGTCGGAGCTGGAGCGCCGCATCCGCGCACGACGGCCCGAAGACCTGAGCCCGCTCGACGACCGCACCGTGCCGCTGGAGGTCGCCCCGCTGGTCACCTCGGTCAACGGCCTGCTGGGCCGGCTGCAGGAATCGGTGGCCACGCAGAAGCGCTTTCTGGCCGACGCCGCACACCAGCTCAAGACCCCGCTGGCCGGGCTGCGCATGCAGGCCGACCTGGCCCAGCGCGAGGGCACCAGCACCGAGGAACTCAAGCGGTCGCTGCAGCAGATCGGGCGCGCCAGCAAGCATGCGACCCACACCGTCAACCAGCTGCTGGCGCTGGCCCGGGCCGAAGTGGCGGGCAAGGCGGCGTTTCCCAAGCATCCGTGCGACCTGGCGCTGATCACCATCGAGGTGGTGCAGAACTCGGTGCCGCGCGCGCTCGAGAAACGCATCGACCTCGGCTACGACGGCCCGCCCGCCGGCCTGGCCGGCGCGGTGGTGCCGGGCAACCCGACGCTCGTCGCCGAGATGCTGCGCAACCTGGTCGACAACGCCATCGCCTACACGCCGTCGAGCGAGACGGAGCCCGGCGTCATTACGGTGCGGCTGCTGCTGGACCCGCTGACCGGCTTCGCCGTGCTGCAGGTCGAGGACTCCGGGCCGGGCATTGCGGAGGCGGAACGCGAACGGGTCTTCCAGCCCTTCTACCGGGTGCTCGGCAGCGGCGTGGACGGCTCGGGCCTGGGCCTGCCGATCGTGCTGGAGATCGCCGCGCTGCACGGCGCGGAGGTGACAGTGGAAGACGCCCATCCCGGGCGCCAGCCGCCCGGTGCGCGTTTTTCGATCCGCTTCAGCCCGCCGACGCGGGCGCCGTTGGTGTGA
- a CDS encoding response regulator transcription factor: MRILIAEDDQVLADGLLRSLRASGAAVDHVASGTEADAALLAHDEFDLLILDLGLPRLHGLDVLKRLRARGASLPVLVLTAADGVEERVKGLDFGADDYMAKPFSLQELEARVRALTRRGMGGTTSSIKHGPLVYDQAGRVASIDGKMIELSARELGLLEVLLQRAGRLVSKDQLVERLCEWGEEVSNNAIEVYIHRLRKKIEHGPIRIATVRGLGYCLEKIPG; encoded by the coding sequence ATGCGCATCCTGATAGCCGAAGATGACCAGGTACTCGCCGACGGCCTGCTGCGTTCCCTGCGCGCGTCCGGCGCCGCCGTCGACCATGTGGCCAGCGGCACCGAGGCCGACGCCGCGCTGCTCGCGCACGACGAGTTCGACCTGCTCATCCTCGACCTCGGCCTGCCCCGGCTGCACGGCCTGGATGTGTTGAAGCGCCTGCGGGCACGCGGCGCGAGCCTGCCGGTGCTGGTGCTGACCGCCGCCGACGGTGTGGAAGAACGCGTCAAGGGCCTGGACTTCGGCGCCGACGACTACATGGCCAAGCCCTTCTCGCTGCAGGAGCTGGAGGCCCGCGTGCGTGCCCTGACCCGGCGCGGCATGGGCGGCACCACCAGCAGCATCAAGCACGGCCCGCTGGTGTACGACCAGGCCGGCCGCGTGGCGTCGATCGACGGCAAGATGATCGAGCTCTCCGCCCGCGAACTCGGCCTGCTCGAAGTGCTGCTGCAGCGCGCCGGCCGGCTCGTCAGCAAGGACCAGCTGGTCGAGCGCCTGTGCGAATGGGGCGAGGAGGTGAGCAACAACGCCATCGAGGTCTACATCCACCGGCTGCGCAAGAAGATCGAGCATGGCCCGATCCGCATTGCCACCGTCCGCGGCCTCGGCTACTGCCTTGAAAAAATCCCTGGCTGA